In the Acropora muricata isolate sample 2 chromosome 10, ASM3666990v1, whole genome shotgun sequence genome, one interval contains:
- the LOC136930886 gene encoding protein NLRC3-like: protein MSSHHTRNVRIQGLLVEGNPVIGKTTYCQKLAHDWSLSRIPSDSWFLKVKILLLLKCRDMNVGIANILEAIDDQLLPKDVERSEKENFFSFIHNNQSRILLVLDDLDELKKKDQLLPLIQGKVLSDIYLLLTARPEMGAKVRRYCGNLPQIVGYTADDVNSYIEKHFCNHSDPSLAKKLKHKLAHNYKLSALTSSPMNTALLCLLCEETNGIFSIKQTELYECLVSCAIRRYFAKRGVGFGEDDPSERYRDQLNQLGKMALESLLEDRLYFRKAEIKSKDFLQLCFVTREPSRSKMKPTECYAFTHKTFQENFAALYLANEVLTDSKGSEALLLKVSPVDNWQVWKFLFPLVARKDGERGVFLVSCLGAAFSRHSIPEVNDITETTQFENSKELTFSRSFSSKLVLNAPLHDFTRSFSYIAVDNALDVIADCEDFKEVLNDCQRKMLVKLGDCIPLDNFKMYIQSSRSLVAFSEYLSSSCTLTNLQIFDAFHRSNLGLNALARALHTNCVLTHLDLAYNDIGDEAVVALGKALESNTSLTYLDLSIDPDWCEEIGPSGASALARALLKNSTLKCLVLACNSIGDLGALAFANALRTNSSLTQLDLFEISEI, encoded by the exons TGCTAGTTGAGGGTAATCCAGTTATTGGCAAAACTACATACTGTCAGAAGCTTGCCCATGATTGGTCCTTAAGTCGAATTCCATCGGATAGTTGGTTTCTCAAGGTGAAAATACTGCTTTTGTTGAAATGTCGCGATATGAACGTTGGAATCGCGAACATCCTTGAAGCGATTGATGATCAGCTCCTACCCAAAGATGTTGAgagaagtgaaaaagaaaacttcttctCTTTCATTCACAATAATCAGTCCAGAATCTTACTGGTTCTTGATGATctagatgaattgaagaaaaaagaTCAACTCCTTCCCCTGATTCAAGGCAAAGTGTTATCCGACATTTATCTTCTATTAACAGCTCGTCCTGAAATGGGGGCGAAAGTACGGCGATACTGTGGCAACCTTCCTCAAATTGTCGGCTACACAGCGGATGATGTTAACAGCTACATTGAGAAGCATTTCTGCAATCACAGTGACCCAAGCCTTGCAAAGAAATTAAAGCATAAGTTAGCTCACAATTATAAGCTCAGCGCATTAACTTCCAGTCCAATGAACACAGCCTTATTATGCCTTCTCTGTGAAGAAACAAATGGAATATTTTCCATCAAACAAACGGAACTGTACGAATGTCTTGTCTCGTGTGCTATCAGAAGATACTTTGCAAAGAGGGGAGTTGGCTTTGGTGAAGATGATCCCTCTGAGAGATACAGAGATCAGCTGAATCAGTTAGGCAAGATGGCACTCGAGTCTTTGTTAGAGGATCGTCTTTATTTCCGCAAAGCGGAAAttaag TCGAAAGattttttacagttgtgctttGTTACGCGTGAACCAAGTAGAAGCAAGATGAAACCAACCGAATGCTATGCATTTACTCACAAGACGTTTCAAGAGAATTTCGCTGCGTTGTATTTGGCGAATGAGGTGTTAACGGACAGCAAGGGAAGCGAGGCGCTGCTGTTGAAAGTGAGTCCTGTGGACAATTGGCAGGTGTGGAAGTTTCTATTTCCATTGGTAGCAAGAAAAGACGGCGAAAGGGGAGTGTTCCTTGTTTCATGTCTCGGTGCTGCTTTCTCACGTCACTCAATACCTGAAGTAAATGACATCACGGAAACCACGCAGTTCGAAAATTCCAAAGAGCTGACTTTCTCTCGTTCATTTTCTTCTAAACTTGTGTTAAATGCACCATTGCATGATTTCACTAGATCATTCAGTTACATCGCCGTGGACAATGCACTTGATGTTATTGCTGACTGCGAAGATTTCAAAGAGGTACTTAATGATTGCCAAAGGAAAATGCTAGTCAAACTTGGGGATTGCATTCCCTTGGACAACTTTAAAATGTATATACAAAGTTCTCGCTCTCTTGTCGCTTTCTCAGAATATTTGAGCAGCAGCTGTACGTTGACAAATCTACAGATATTTGACGCTTTTCACCGTTCAAACCTTGGGTTGAATGCCTTAGCACGGGCTCTTCACACTAACTGCGTGCTTACGCATCTGGATTTGGCATACAATGACATCGGTGATGAAGCTGTTGTGGCTTTGGGTAAAGCTTTGGAGAGTAATACTTCTCTAACATACTTGGATTTGTCAATTGACCCAGATTGGTGTGAGGAAATTGGCCCGTCAGGAGCGTCAGCATTGGCAAGAGCACTACTGAAAAACAGTACATTGAAATGTTTAGTTCTGGCATGCAATTCCATCGGGGATTTAGGGGCACTAGCATTTGCAAATGCTCTCCGGACAAACTCTTCTCTGACTCAGTTAGATCTCTTTGAGATATCGGAGATTTAG
- the LOC136930892 gene encoding uncharacterized protein, with the protein MPRSNKNSIRIPSVLSESFEKSFHNLTGSVHDARVLRNSPLYQTAEHHFQGDSHLLGDSAYPLHRWLLTPFRDNGHLSRQEVNYNNKHAKTRQTIERAFGLLKGRWRRLKFIEMENINECPAIVAAACVLHNFCLLADEENIDEFLDEFNGDDGDDDCELPAYVPRPQAVAKRNQMAIFLNH; encoded by the exons ATGCCACGTTCCAATAAGAACTCCATCAGAATACCCTCAGTCCTATCTGAATCGTTTGAAAAGTCATTCCATAATCTTACAG GATCAGTTCACGATGCACGAGTTCTGAGAAATTCACCCTTGTACCAGACAGCAGAGCATCACTTTCAGGGTGACAGCCATCTTCTTGGAGATTCAGCTTATCCTCTTCACAG ATGGTTGCTCACACCATTCAGAGATAATGGCCACTTATCAAGACAAGAAGTCAATTATAATAACAAGCATGCAAAGACACGCCAAACAATTGAGAGGGCTTTCGGTCTACTGAAAGGGAGATGGCGGAGGCTAAAATtcattgaaatggaaaacatcAATGAGTGTCCAGCTATTGTGGCAGCAGCCtgtgttttacataatttttgtTTACTTGCTGATGAAGAGAACATTGATGAATTTTTGGATGAGTTTAAtggtgatgatggtgatgacgaTTGTGAATTACCAGCTTATGTTCCAAGACCACAAGCTGTTGCAAAGAGAAATCAAATGGCTATCTTTCTCAACCACTAA